CGCGGCGGCCCGGGGTCGCGCGGAGCGCCCGTGACGGCGGCGAGCCCGGAGACCAGACCACCGCCCCCGCGCCGCATGGTGAGCGCACCGTCCTCCGAAAGGGAGAACGACACCGGGCCCCGGTTCGATGCCACCAGCACTTGGCTCATACCGGCAGGGTCTCAGTTGGGGCCGAGGACGTTCAAAGTGACCCGGGTGGTCCGCACCACCGCCGGAACCCCCTTGATTACAGGGAAAAGCGACGGGTACCCGACGGGGATGAGCAGCGCCGACACGACGAAGACCGTGCTCGTCGCCGGTGCGGCGAACCTCGTCCTCGCCTTCGCGAAGATCCTGGCCGGGGCGCTGGCGGGATCCAGCGCGATGCTCGCCGAGGGCGCGCACTCGATCGGCGACACCCCGCAAGGAGACGCGTGAGAGCCGGCGCGGCATCGTCGATCACGTCCGCCGGTCGCCCGACGTCACGTTCAAGGCGGCGCTGTTCGAGGACAGCGCCGCGATGCTGGGCCTCGTCCTCGCCGCCGCCGGGCTGATCCTGCGCGAGGCCACCGGCTCGGACTTCTGGGACGGCCTCGCCTCCGTCCTCATCGGCGTGCTGCTCACCGGGCTCGCGTTCGCCATCGGACGGGAGAGCGCCGTCCTGCTGATCGGCCGCGCCGCCGACCCCGCCACGCAGCGCGAGATCCGCGCCGAGATCCTCGGCGCCCCCGGCGTGACCGGCCTCGAAGAGCTGCTCACCATGCATTTCGGCCCCGAGCAGCTCCTCGTCGCCGCGAAGGTCCACTTCGCCGACGACATCAGCGCCGACGAGGCCGAGGACATCGCCGGCGAGATCGACCGCAGGCTCAGGGAGCGGCTCCCGGTCGTCCGGCACGTCTTCCTCGACCCCACCCAGCGCACGACCCGCCGCGGCGAACCGGCGTGACCAAGAACTCACCCGGGTAACGTCTCAACCGGTGGACCGGCCTGTCTGCCATCCGGTCAGTTCATGTAAAGTCACGCACTAGAGCTCATAGTGGCTCGGAGCGACATCTGACGGACAACTGAATATTGCTCATCCAGAGGGGTGGAGGGACCGGCCCTGTGAAGCCCCGGCAACCACCCGGCTGAAGCGCGCTCGCGATCCTGCGAGGCCGGCCGGGAAATGGTGCCAACTCCGGCCTGCGACCAAGGTGGCGCAGGAAAGATGGGGAGAAAGGCCTCGCTCATGGCACTCACGCCTGCCAATGATCTTGGACCCGCCACCGGCCTCGTGTGCCGCGAATGCGGGTCGACCCGTGACCTCGGCCCCTTCTACGCGTGCGAAGAGTGCTTCGGCCCCCTGGAGATCGCCTACGACTTCCAGGGAGTGACCCGCGCGAGCATCGAGTCCGGGCCGCGCAACATCTGGCGGTACCGGGGGCTGCTGCCCGTCCCGTCCACCGTGGCGGACACCCCGAACACCGAGCCCGGCCTGACGCGTCTCGTGCGCGCCGACAACCTCGCCGAGAACCTCGGCCTGCAGAGCCTGTGGGTGAAGGACGACAGCGGCAACCCGACCCACTCGTTCAAGGACCGCGTCGTCGCGGTGGCGCTCGCCGCGGCCCGCGAGCTGGGCTTCAAGGTGCTGGCCTGCCCGTCCACCGGGAACCTGGCGAACGCCGTCGCCGCCGCGGCGGCCCGCGCCGGGATCCGCAGCGCCGTGTTCGTCCCGTCGAACCTCGAGTCCCAGAAGATCATCACGACGGCCGTGTACGGCGGGACGTTCGTGACGGTCGACGGCAACTACGACGACGTCAACCGGCTCGCGTCCGAGATCGCCGGGGAGCAGGACGACTGGGCGTTCGTGAACGTCAACGTCCGGCCGTATTACGCGGAGGGCTCCAAGACCCTCGGTTACGAGATCGCCGAGCAGCTCGGCTGGCGGCTGCCGGACCAGATCGTCGTCCCGATCGCGTCCGGGTCCCAGCTCACCAAGATCGACAAGGCGTTCCAGGAGCTGATCTCCCTGGGTCTGGTGGAGGACAGGCCGTACCGCGTCTTCGGCGCGCAGGCCGCCGGCTGCGCCCCCGTCGCCGCCGCGTTCAAGGCCGGGCACGACGTCGTCCGGCCGGTGAAGCCCGACACGATCGCCAAGTCCCTCGCCATCGGCAACCCCGCCGACGGCCCGTACGTCCTGGACGTCGTCCGCCGCACGAACGGCGCCGTCGAGGACGTCACCGACGAGGAGGTGGTCGAGGGCATCCGGCTGCTCGCCGGCACCGAGGGCGTCTTCGGCGAGACCGCCGGCGGCGTCACCGTCGCGACCCTGCGCAAACTCATCGGGACCGGTGCCCTCGACCCGTCCGCCGAAACCGTGATCATCAACTCGGGGGACGGCCTGAAGACCCTGGACGCCGTCGCGCCCGTCGTCGCCCCGTCCGCGAACATCGCCCCGTCCCTGGAAGCCTTCCGCGCCGCCGGCCTGGCCTGAGAGGAGCACCATGAGCACCGTGTCCGTCCGAATCCCGACGATCCTGCGGAGCTACACCGGCGGCGAGGCGGAGGTGAAGGCCGACGGCTCCACCCTCCGGGCCGTCATCGCCGACCTGGAGTCGAGCTACACCGGGATCTCCGCCCGCATCCTGGACGACAACGGCAAGATCCGCCGCTTCGTGAACGTCTACGTGGGCGATGAGGACGTCCGCTTCGCCGACGGCCTCGACACCGCCACCCCCGAGGGCGTCCAGATCTCGATCATCCCCGCCGTCGCCGGAGGCTGACGGCCCGCACCGGATCCCCGGAGTCCCCGGCGCGCTCGCCGCGCGCCGGGGACTCCTGCTCTTCGATCATTTGCGACATAGCTATACGCACGGCGAATACACGAGATTCCGGATATAAGTATCTGTCCGCCGTCTTAGCGGGCCGCTTCCGATAAACGTAGCTGTGCTTTCGTGCCACCTACTTAGAGCGGCCTGGTAATGCGCTTTGGTTTGCTCACATGTCTTCCCTGGAAAGGGTTGCGTGGGCGCTCAGAAGGGCGTGCACACACCACAGAGAGAGGAACGGCATGAAGCGCATTGCGCGTGCTGTGACGATTACCGGGATCACGATGGGGGCGGCCGTCCTTGCGGCTCCCACGGCGATGGCGGACATCAACATCTACGCCGTGGACAAGGCCGTCATCGGGCACTACGGCCCCACCTTCCTCAGCGAGAACGGGCCCGGCAACCTGTCGTTCAGCAGCGTCACGGGGTCGCCGAAGGCGTCTCCGAAGGTCGGCAACGACTCGGTGAAGACCGGTGACATCTCCACCAAGCTCAAGGGTGGCAAGGGCAACACCGTCGTCAACGAGATCGAGGGCTCCGAGCAGGACGAGGGCGAGGGCGCCGCCGAGGCGTCGGCCGAAGAGGCCTCGGCTGAGGAGGGCGCTGCCGAGGAGGCTGCTTCCCAGCAGGCGCAGCAGCTCGAGGCTGCTCCGCAGGAGGAGGCCGAGGCTGAGGAGGCCGAGGCCGCCGAGGCCGCTCCGCAGGAGGAGGCCGCTCAGGAGGAGGCTCCTCAGGAGGAGGCCGCCCAGCAGGAGGCCGCTCCGCAGGAGGAGGCCGCTCAGCAGGCGCAGCAGCTGCAGGCCGCCCCGCAGGAGGAGGCCGCTCAGCAGCGGATCGCGTCCGGTGGCAAGGACGGCAAGGGCCACGGCAAGGGCGACGACGAGGGCCAGTCGGTCAAGCACTCCATCATCGGCCACAACGGCCCGACCCTGGGGGTCGAGACCGGCCCGGGCAACCTGAACTTCAGCTCGGTGACCGGCTCGCCGTACGCCTCGCCGAAGGTCGGCAACGAGTCGGTGAAGACCGGTGACATCACCACCGTACTCAAGGGCGGCAAGGGCAACATCGCCGTCAACGAGGTCGAGGGCCCCGAGCAGGACGAGGGCGAGGGCGCGGCCAACTGACTCGTCGCTGAGCAGAGAACCGCTCAGCTGCACAAGGCCGGACACAGAACCACCGGCCTGAACGAAACCCATCGGCCGCTCCAGACCGCAAAGCCGGTCTGGAGCGGTCGTTGTTTTCCGGCCGGCGTCGCGCAACCCGGGCCGCATAACCACGCACGGAAAATGAGTGAGCCCCCACCCGCCCACGGGGCCCGATGCCCGCCGAAATGAGCGACGAATATCTCTCCTGCGCGTTCGGAAAAGAAGAATCGGCACTTGGGCGCCCCGCGGGCTGAACGACTCTTCGTCTCTCTCGCGCCAGAAGACCCCAAACCCCGGACACGTCCGGGTTTGCCCGGTCGACACGCGACCGCGTCGCACACGGTAGACCCGCCCTTACTCGCGGCGGTGTCAACCTGGCGGCCCGCATAACACGCGCAGCGCCGCGGCCTCCGGAGCCCTGGGGACCACCGTCCTCATCACAACGACGCACCGAACCAGGTGATCCCGCGCTTCGACGGCGACGACCCGATGCCTCCCGCACCCACGCCGCTCGGTGCTCGACCCGCGAATCCGCGTTCCGCGAAATACCGGTGTACGGCCGCGCGCAGTAGGGCACGGCGACACGCGGACGATGCCTCCGGATCGGGTTTTGGTGCAGGTGGGGGCGGGTCTTGGGAGGCAGATCAACCTTCCTTCCGCGAGCGCGCGCGTCGCTTGCACTCGACGGGGTAGAGTGCTAAACAAGCGGTTGGCACTCTGCTGTGGAGAGTGACAACTTCACAGTCTGGGTCGGGGCGACGAGGCTCCGGTCCGGCGGCGGAATGGCAGCCGTCGGGCGGGGCCGGCCGTCGCGGGCGT
The sequence above is drawn from the Actinomadura hallensis genome and encodes:
- a CDS encoding MoaD/ThiS family protein is translated as MSTVSVRIPTILRSYTGGEAEVKADGSTLRAVIADLESSYTGISARILDDNGKIRRFVNVYVGDEDVRFADGLDTATPEGVQISIIPAVAGG
- the thrC gene encoding threonine synthase, giving the protein MALTPANDLGPATGLVCRECGSTRDLGPFYACEECFGPLEIAYDFQGVTRASIESGPRNIWRYRGLLPVPSTVADTPNTEPGLTRLVRADNLAENLGLQSLWVKDDSGNPTHSFKDRVVAVALAAARELGFKVLACPSTGNLANAVAAAAARAGIRSAVFVPSNLESQKIITTAVYGGTFVTVDGNYDDVNRLASEIAGEQDDWAFVNVNVRPYYAEGSKTLGYEIAEQLGWRLPDQIVVPIASGSQLTKIDKAFQELISLGLVEDRPYRVFGAQAAGCAPVAAAFKAGHDVVRPVKPDTIAKSLAIGNPADGPYVLDVVRRTNGAVEDVTDEEVVEGIRLLAGTEGVFGETAGGVTVATLRKLIGTGALDPSAETVIINSGDGLKTLDAVAPVVAPSANIAPSLEAFRAAGLA
- a CDS encoding cation diffusion facilitator family transporter, translated to MLGLVLAAAGLILREATGSDFWDGLASVLIGVLLTGLAFAIGRESAVLLIGRAADPATQREIRAEILGAPGVTGLEELLTMHFGPEQLLVAAKVHFADDISADEAEDIAGEIDRRLRERLPVVRHVFLDPTQRTTRRGEPA
- a CDS encoding cation transporter; translated protein: MSSADTTKTVLVAGAANLVLAFAKILAGALAGSSAMLAEGAHSIGDTPQGDA